One segment of Aquimarina sp. BL5 DNA contains the following:
- a CDS encoding phage holin family protein, whose translation MKFLLKMILSAVAVLVLAEILPGANVDNYVSALIVAVLLAILNAVVKPLLVILTLPVTIVTLGLFLLVINAAIILMADHFVSGFSVNGWLWALIFSILLSVFQSILYSILKKDKS comes from the coding sequence ATGAAATTCTTATTAAAAATGATTCTTAGTGCTGTTGCCGTTTTGGTATTGGCAGAAATTTTACCTGGAGCTAACGTCGATAATTACGTAAGTGCTCTTATTGTGGCGGTCCTTTTGGCGATTCTTAATGCAGTTGTTAAACCTTTATTGGTTATATTAACATTACCTGTAACGATCGTTACTTTAGGGTTATTTTTGTTGGTTATTAACGCAGCAATCATACTAATGGCGGATCACTTTGTTTCAGGTTTTAGCGTTAATGGTTGGTTATGGGCACTCATATTTAGTATTTTGTTATCCGTGTTTCAATCTATATTATACTCTATTTTAAAGAAAGATAAAAGCTAA
- a CDS encoding G-D-S-L family lipolytic protein — protein MKNNIKYLAILALGLVACEPEFDNPIDEAGVYSSGEADFSNYVALGNSLTAGFADSALYITGQENSYPNILSQQFALVGGGEFTQPLMADNTGGALLGGTQILSNRFVLAFDAEGNPGPAIYAGASPTTEISNNLGSFFNNMGVPGAKSFHLGAPNYGDVAGVAVGTANPYFARFASSAGTSVIADAAAQNPTFFSLWIGNNDILSYATSGGVGVDRTGNPNLADYGSNDITDPGLFNSTYQALIGALTANGAKGVVLNLPNVSTLPFFTTVPFAPLSPLDPNFGPQIPTLNATYAGLNAAFAFAGVPERAISFSASAASPVVIKDESLEDVSADLAIALAGTFGPLAPIVAAQYGQARQATANDLLVLTSSGVIGQVNEARLAELISFGLTPEQAGQFSVNGVSYPMEDQYVLTPAEQSSVENARQAFNTSIATIASENGLAFYNVANDLAQAANGGILFDGGVITSDFVTGGGFSLDGIHPTPRAHALVTNGILNAIEIAYGATLPSVNPGDYGTVTLSNEVGAN, from the coding sequence ATGAAAAACAATATAAAATATTTAGCAATTCTGGCATTAGGTTTAGTGGCTTGTGAACCAGAGTTTGATAATCCAATTGATGAAGCTGGAGTATATTCTAGCGGAGAGGCTGACTTCTCTAATTATGTAGCTTTAGGGAACTCACTTACTGCAGGTTTTGCAGATAGTGCTTTGTATATTACTGGACAAGAAAATTCTTATCCTAATATATTATCTCAACAATTTGCTCTTGTAGGTGGTGGAGAATTTACGCAACCGCTAATGGCGGATAATACTGGTGGTGCTTTGTTAGGAGGAACGCAGATTTTAAGTAATAGATTCGTATTGGCGTTTGATGCTGAAGGTAATCCTGGTCCTGCTATCTATGCAGGTGCTTCGCCAACAACGGAAATATCAAATAATTTAGGTAGTTTTTTTAACAATATGGGAGTACCTGGAGCTAAAAGTTTTCATTTAGGAGCGCCGAATTATGGAGATGTTGCAGGGGTAGCTGTTGGTACAGCAAATCCATATTTTGCAAGATTCGCTTCTTCTGCAGGAACTTCTGTTATTGCTGATGCTGCTGCTCAAAATCCTACGTTTTTTAGTTTGTGGATAGGAAACAATGATATTCTTAGTTATGCTACTTCTGGTGGTGTAGGTGTGGATAGAACTGGAAATCCAAATCTTGCTGATTATGGGAGTAATGATATCACTGATCCAGGTTTGTTTAACTCGACATACCAAGCATTAATCGGTGCTCTTACTGCTAATGGAGCAAAAGGGGTAGTACTTAATTTACCGAATGTATCTACATTGCCTTTCTTTACGACTGTGCCATTTGCACCTCTAAGTCCGTTAGATCCTAATTTTGGGCCACAAATACCAACGCTTAATGCAACTTATGCAGGATTAAATGCTGCTTTTGCTTTTGCAGGTGTTCCAGAAAGAGCAATATCGTTTTCAGCCAGCGCTGCTAGCCCTGTTGTTATTAAGGATGAATCTTTAGAAGATGTTTCAGCTGATTTAGCCATAGCCTTAGCGGGTACATTTGGTCCTTTAGCTCCAATTGTTGCTGCACAATACGGACAGGCAAGACAGGCAACAGCTAATGATTTATTAGTTTTAACTAGTTCTGGTGTTATAGGTCAAGTAAATGAGGCAAGATTGGCAGAATTAATAAGTTTTGGTTTAACACCAGAGCAAGCAGGTCAATTTTCAGTTAATGGTGTAAGCTATCCAATGGAAGATCAATATGTATTGACTCCAGCGGAACAATCCTCAGTGGAGAATGCTCGTCAGGCTTTTAATACTTCGATTGCTACTATCGCTTCAGAGAATGGTTTGGCCTTTTATAATGTTGCAAATGATTTAGCACAAGCGGCAAATGGAGGAATTCTATTTGATGGAGGAGTGATAACTTCTGATTTTGTAACTGGTGGTGGATTCTCTTTAGATGGTATACACCCTACGCCTAGAGCACATGCTTTAGTAACTAATGGTATTTTGAATGCAATAGAGATTGCGTATGGAGCTACTTTGCCTTCTGTAAATCCAGGAGATTACGGAACAGTTACACTTAGTAATGAAGTAGGTGCAAACTAG
- a CDS encoding OmpP1/FadL family transporter: MKKLLLLVLFAFVTLVTYAGGYRVSVQGQRAMAMGHTGVAVVNSAELVFFNPAGLVYLENKLNISAGASGIFTDVIYQNSDFGSSSETDSSVGTPLNLYGSYKVNDWLALGLGVYTPYGSEVTWPTDWAGSHLVNNIELAAIYIQPVVSIKLSDQFSIGGGPIYVTGSVNFNRNANRTLTDIDGNRSNITVDDSGVSNWGWSVSAMFNPTENFRLGFSYRSEIILEAEGGEATFSNFPNSPATPANGTTTFDAELPLPAELTIGLSYQFHKKWLFAFDYNRQFWDVYESLDIQFGNGSTSLNPRNYKNSSVYRFGLQYDATSKISLRAGYYFDESPVQSGFFAPETPRNDSNGFSGGFSFAITPKLAIDASFFYLRFEEINESYDSYQENGQDVPFGGTYKSSAFAPGLGLTYKL, from the coding sequence ATGAAAAAACTACTATTATTAGTTCTATTCGCCTTCGTGACTTTGGTCACTTATGCTGGTGGATATAGAGTTAGTGTGCAAGGGCAGAGAGCTATGGCTATGGGGCATACAGGTGTTGCTGTGGTGAATAGTGCGGAACTAGTATTCTTCAATCCTGCGGGACTTGTGTATTTAGAAAACAAATTAAACATCAGTGCTGGTGCCAGTGGTATTTTCACAGATGTGATTTATCAAAACTCGGATTTTGGATCTTCTTCGGAGACAGATAGTTCTGTTGGTACACCACTTAATTTATATGGATCTTATAAAGTTAATGATTGGTTAGCTTTAGGTCTTGGAGTATATACTCCTTATGGTAGTGAGGTAACTTGGCCAACTGACTGGGCAGGTTCTCATCTAGTTAATAATATTGAATTAGCTGCGATTTATATTCAGCCAGTGGTTTCTATAAAGCTTTCTGATCAGTTTAGTATAGGTGGTGGTCCTATTTATGTTACTGGTTCTGTTAATTTTAATAGAAATGCTAATAGAACATTAACTGATATTGATGGTAATCGCTCTAATATTACTGTTGATGATTCTGGAGTTAGTAACTGGGGATGGAGTGTAAGTGCTATGTTTAATCCTACTGAGAATTTTAGATTAGGGTTTAGTTATCGTAGTGAAATTATTTTGGAAGCTGAAGGTGGTGAAGCTACTTTTAGTAATTTTCCGAATTCTCCGGCAACACCTGCCAACGGAACTACAACATTTGATGCAGAATTACCATTACCTGCTGAGTTAACGATTGGACTTTCATATCAGTTTCACAAAAAATGGTTGTTTGCTTTTGATTATAACAGACAATTCTGGGATGTATACGAATCTTTAGATATTCAATTTGGAAATGGTTCAACTTCATTAAACCCTCGTAATTATAAAAATTCTTCGGTTTATCGTTTTGGATTACAATATGATGCTACTTCCAAAATTTCTCTGAGAGCGGGATACTATTTTGATGAATCTCCGGTGCAATCAGGATTTTTTGCTCCAGAAACACCTCGTAATGATTCTAATGGGTTTTCAGGTGGTTTTAGCTTTGCAATCACTCCTAAGTTAGCAATTGATGCTTCATTCTTTTATTTGAGATTTGAAGAAATTAATGAATCCTATGATTCTTATCAGGAAAATGGACAGGATGTGCCTTTTGGAGGGACTTATAAATCAAGCGCATTTGCGCCAGGACTTGGTTTAACTTATAAATTATAA
- a CDS encoding alpha/beta fold hydrolase, whose translation MRLHANVFGEGMPFLILHGFLGMGDNWKTLAKKISESGYQMHLIDQRNHGRSQHSDAFNYQLLASDLLEYCDSNNLKDVILLGHSMGGKTAMFFSVNYPELLKKLIIADIGPKYYPLHHQDILDGLSSLDFDVLKSRGEVDKALSAYVRDIGVRMFLMKNLYWKDKNELGLRMNLDSLIQNSSEIGVELPVDTMYKGETLFLKGAKSNYILNEDEGRIIGQFPRARINEISNAGHWLHAENPAEFLGSVLEFIKN comes from the coding sequence ATGAGGTTACACGCTAACGTTTTTGGAGAAGGAATGCCATTTTTGATTTTACATGGTTTTCTTGGTATGGGCGATAATTGGAAAACCCTTGCTAAAAAGATATCGGAATCCGGATATCAAATGCACTTGATTGATCAAAGAAATCATGGTCGCAGTCAGCATAGTGATGCATTTAACTATCAACTTTTAGCTTCTGATTTGTTAGAGTATTGTGATAGTAATAATCTGAAAGATGTAATACTATTAGGTCATTCTATGGGAGGTAAGACGGCTATGTTCTTTTCTGTGAATTATCCTGAATTGCTTAAAAAATTGATCATCGCTGATATCGGACCAAAATACTATCCATTACATCATCAAGATATTCTCGATGGACTTAGTTCTTTAGACTTTGATGTATTAAAAAGTAGAGGAGAAGTTGATAAAGCTTTAAGTGCATATGTCCGGGATATAGGTGTGAGAATGTTTTTGATGAAAAATCTATATTGGAAGGATAAGAACGAGCTTGGATTGCGAATGAATTTGGATAGTTTAATACAAAATTCTTCAGAAATTGGAGTCGAACTTCCGGTAGACACTATGTATAAAGGAGAAACACTTTTTCTTAAAGGAGCGAAGTCTAATTATATTCTGAATGAAGATGAGGGTCGAATTATAGGGCAGTTTCCTCGAGCACGAATCAATGAAATTTCTAATGCAGGGCATTGGCTGCATGCGGAAAATCCCGCCGAATTTTTAGGATCGGTGTTAGAATTTATCAAAAATTAA
- a CDS encoding pyridoxine 5'-phosphate synthase, with translation MTKLSVNVNKIATLRNSRGGDTPNLLKVAADIQDFGGEGITIHPRPDERHIRYQDTYDLKPVVHTEYNIEGNPIPKFINLVNEVKPTQVTLVPDAVDAITSNSGWDTVKHKNFLSEVISEFKKNGIRTSIFVDPVKKMVEGAKETGADRIELYTESFASEYAKGNLDSVQPYAECAKLALDLGIGINAGHDLSLDNIKFFKENIPGLLEVSIGHALISESLYLGLENVVNMYLYRLK, from the coding sequence ATGACAAAATTAAGTGTTAATGTCAATAAAATAGCAACGCTACGTAATTCAAGAGGAGGTGATACACCGAATTTGCTTAAGGTAGCTGCTGATATTCAGGATTTTGGGGGAGAAGGAATTACGATCCATCCTCGGCCTGATGAAAGACATATTAGGTATCAGGATACTTATGATTTAAAGCCAGTAGTTCATACGGAATATAATATAGAAGGAAATCCAATACCAAAATTTATTAATCTTGTGAATGAGGTTAAGCCAACTCAGGTAACGTTAGTTCCCGATGCGGTTGATGCTATTACTAGTAACTCAGGTTGGGATACTGTGAAACATAAAAATTTTTTAAGTGAAGTGATTTCGGAGTTTAAGAAAAACGGTATAAGAACTTCAATTTTTGTGGATCCCGTGAAAAAGATGGTTGAAGGAGCTAAAGAAACTGGCGCTGATCGAATAGAATTGTATACAGAATCTTTTGCATCAGAATATGCTAAAGGGAATTTAGATTCGGTCCAACCGTATGCAGAATGTGCTAAATTGGCTTTGGATTTAGGGATAGGTATAAACGCGGGTCACGATCTTTCGCTTGATAATATTAAGTTTTTTAAAGAAAATATTCCTGGATTGTTAGAAGTTTCTATTGGACATGCATTGATAAGTGAATCCCTGTATCTTGGATTAGAGAACGTTGTCAATATGTATTTATATAGACTTAAATAA
- a CDS encoding CBS domain-containing protein, whose product MKTSLYIINEIDPLSTTAKVADAQLLFNELTYTHFPVLKDGIYVGCISEADVRCFETEKILESYLYALEGFFVRTNANWLDILESFAQNHSNILPVLDDDNNYQGYFELRDIMNLFNETPFLSEPGNILIVEKGVLDYSFSEVSQIVESNNAKLLGLFISNMENDVIQITLKINDSDINNIVQTFRRYSYNIVSKHHEDSFLNNLKERSQYLEKYLNI is encoded by the coding sequence ATGAAGACAAGCTTATATATAATAAACGAAATAGATCCACTGTCCACAACTGCTAAGGTTGCGGACGCACAATTGTTATTTAACGAACTCACCTATACTCATTTCCCTGTCTTAAAAGACGGTATTTATGTAGGATGTATATCAGAGGCAGACGTTAGATGTTTTGAAACTGAAAAAATATTAGAATCCTATCTTTATGCTTTAGAAGGTTTTTTTGTTAGAACTAATGCTAACTGGCTAGATATTTTAGAATCTTTTGCTCAAAATCATTCTAATATATTACCAGTTCTTGATGATGACAACAACTACCAAGGATATTTTGAATTAAGAGATATTATGAATCTTTTTAACGAAACTCCTTTTTTAAGCGAACCGGGTAATATTTTAATTGTAGAAAAAGGTGTCTTAGATTATTCTTTTAGTGAAGTTTCACAAATTGTAGAATCAAATAACGCTAAACTTCTTGGTCTTTTCATCTCTAATATGGAAAATGATGTAATTCAAATAACATTAAAAATAAATGATAGCGATATAAACAATATTGTTCAAACATTTAGAAGATATAGTTACAATATTGTCTCTAAGCACCATGAAGATTCATTTTTAAACAATCTTAAAGAAAGGTCTCAGTATTTAGAAAAATACCTTAATATTTAG
- a CDS encoding NAD kinase, with the protein MKIGIYGQFYHEKSGIYIQQLLEALDKNNIEVVIEKNFLELINLHDDIDKSYSHFSTFEELDDSYDLFFSIGGDGTILKTITYVRDLGIPIAGINTGRLGFLATIQKEEIKDTINLILDKKFHISPRTIVTIDTVPPTEEFGVLNFAMNEIAVSRRNTTSMITVHTSLNDEFLTSYWADGLIVSSPTGSTGYSLSCGGPVMMPDAESMVLTPIAPHNLNARPLVIPDDKEIKLQVSGREDTYLVSLDSRIHTLPNEATVVIKKAPFKINMVVLEGDSFLKTLRKKMLWGEDKRN; encoded by the coding sequence ATGAAGATAGGTATTTACGGCCAGTTCTATCACGAAAAATCTGGAATATATATCCAACAATTATTAGAAGCGCTGGACAAAAATAACATTGAGGTAGTAATCGAGAAAAACTTTCTCGAGCTTATTAATCTTCATGATGATATTGACAAAAGCTACTCTCATTTTAGCACTTTTGAGGAGTTAGATGATTCCTATGACCTTTTTTTTAGTATTGGAGGAGATGGAACTATCCTAAAAACGATCACCTATGTTAGAGACTTAGGTATTCCAATTGCCGGAATCAATACTGGGAGACTAGGTTTTTTAGCAACTATACAAAAAGAAGAAATAAAAGATACAATCAACCTTATACTGGATAAAAAATTTCATATTTCTCCAAGAACCATTGTAACTATAGATACGGTTCCACCAACAGAAGAGTTTGGAGTTCTAAATTTTGCAATGAATGAAATCGCTGTCAGCAGAAGAAATACTACTTCTATGATAACAGTACATACCAGTCTTAATGATGAATTTCTGACTTCTTATTGGGCAGATGGACTCATTGTTTCTTCTCCAACCGGCTCTACAGGGTATTCCTTAAGTTGCGGCGGCCCTGTTATGATGCCTGATGCAGAAAGCATGGTACTAACACCTATTGCGCCTCATAACCTTAATGCAAGACCACTAGTTATTCCTGATGATAAAGAAATCAAGTTACAAGTTTCTGGAAGAGAAGACACCTATTTAGTTTCTTTGGATTCAAGAATACACACTTTACCAAATGAAGCAACAGTTGTTATTAAAAAAGCTCCTTTTAAAATAAATATGGTTGTTTTAGAAGGCGATAGTTTCTTAAAAACATTGCGAAAAAAAATGCTTTGGGGTGAAGATAAACGTAATTAG
- a CDS encoding DUF6089 family protein gives MRYLASFVLILFFGQSITSQTYEVGLMAGGSNYIGDVGSTYYISPNSFAIGAIGKWNRSKRHAFRASFLYANLKSNDSRGDDRRVQRGFSFNNSVKELSAGLEFNFWEWYLYDGEPQFTPYLYTGLTGFNYSAKAVDPNNGNQISSYSEKWTAAIPIVVGVKKTIGRHWVLGAEIGARYTFTDNLDGSDPDSAFGTGFGNLDNNDWYVFTGITLSYTWGRIPCYCAF, from the coding sequence ATGAGATACTTAGCATCCTTTGTATTAATTTTGTTTTTTGGGCAATCTATCACCTCACAAACTTACGAGGTCGGACTGATGGCTGGTGGTTCTAATTATATTGGAGATGTAGGTTCTACATACTATATTTCACCTAATTCCTTTGCTATTGGAGCAATCGGAAAGTGGAATCGTAGTAAAAGACATGCGTTTAGAGCATCTTTTTTATACGCCAACCTTAAATCAAATGATTCTAGAGGAGATGACAGAAGAGTTCAAAGAGGTTTTAGCTTCAATAATTCGGTAAAAGAGTTATCTGCTGGATTAGAATTTAATTTCTGGGAATGGTATTTATATGATGGTGAACCACAATTTACTCCATATTTATACACTGGCTTGACTGGTTTTAACTATAGCGCCAAAGCGGTTGACCCTAATAATGGCAATCAAATTAGCTCTTATAGTGAGAAATGGACTGCCGCTATCCCAATAGTAGTCGGTGTAAAGAAAACTATTGGACGTCATTGGGTATTAGGAGCGGAGATTGGTGCGAGATATACATTCACCGATAATTTAGATGGAAGTGATCCAGACAGTGCGTTTGGAACAGGATTTGGTAATTTGGATAATAATGATTGGTATGTATTTACCGGTATAACATTATCCTATACGTGGGGTAGAATCCCATGTTATTGTGCATTCTAA
- a CDS encoding isoprenyl transferase, with translation MINKEQLNSNIPEHIAIIMDGNGRWAKKKGFFRAVGHENGTKAVREVVEGAAEIGIKYLTLYAFSTENWNRPKLEVETLMRLLVSSLKKEIKTLQKNNIRLNAIGNLQALPEKARKELLEVIEKTKDNKHMTLSLALSYGSREELIKTIQEISNKVKNNVLSPHLINEAVINEHLYTKTLPDVDLLIRTSGEQRISNFLLWQIAYAELYFTEILWPDFKRTDLFEAILNYQQRERRFGKTSEQLS, from the coding sequence ATGATTAATAAAGAACAACTCAATTCTAACATTCCGGAACATATAGCCATCATTATGGATGGTAACGGCAGATGGGCAAAAAAGAAAGGATTCTTTAGAGCTGTTGGCCACGAAAATGGAACAAAAGCCGTTAGAGAAGTTGTAGAAGGAGCAGCAGAAATAGGAATAAAGTATCTTACATTGTATGCGTTTTCTACAGAAAACTGGAACAGACCTAAGTTAGAAGTAGAAACTTTAATGAGACTTTTGGTAAGTTCATTAAAAAAAGAAATAAAAACACTACAAAAAAATAATATCCGTCTAAACGCCATCGGAAACCTACAGGCACTACCCGAAAAGGCAAGAAAGGAATTACTGGAAGTTATAGAAAAGACTAAGGATAACAAGCATATGACGCTTTCCCTAGCTCTTAGTTATGGCAGCAGAGAAGAGCTAATAAAAACTATTCAAGAAATAAGCAATAAAGTTAAAAATAATGTACTTTCGCCACATCTTATAAATGAAGCAGTCATTAATGAGCATTTGTATACCAAAACGCTACCAGATGTAGATTTATTAATACGTACCAGTGGAGAACAACGTATTAGTAATTTCTTATTATGGCAGATTGCGTATGCAGAATTATATTTTACTGAAATATTATGGCCTGATTTTAAAAGAACAGATTTATTTGAAGCCATTTTAAATTATCAACAAAGAGAAAGAAGATTTGGAAAAACTAGTGAGCAGCTTAGTTAA
- a CDS encoding outer membrane protein assembly factor, whose translation MTKKLPITYFAFIAFLLNTVLLSAQNLPGTSGKEYIIGDIEVTGISTYSKNTIITFTGLKNGQRISLPGDRISQVIKKLWDLELFSDINFYITKVEGDTAYLEINIQEVPELNQARIEGVRKRKAEDLIKDNSLTPGAKVTENLITTTRNFITNKYRKDGFLNTKVIINTTPVKDTVPTNKVNMLVRIDKGDRVKVDKININGNEQFSDGKVRSAMKNTKQKKFWRFWKRSKYIKNDYQEDKENIISKYKEKGYRDARITTDSLIVEDDNSVSLNLAIEEGNKYYFGDINFLGNSVYTDNQLARQLVIKKGDVYNGVLLEKQIADNTKPDANDLTNLYQNNGYLFSNIDAVETNVKNDTIDFEIRIREGKLVHFDHITITGNDKTNDHVVYRILRTKPGQVYSKDLVVRTVREIGQLGFFDPEQLEPQFKNADPQAGTIDINYPVVEKGASQIELQGGFGGGGFVGTLGLAFSNFSIRNIFNKEAYSPLPMGDGQTLRVRAQASQFFQTYSLSFIEPWLGGKRPFQLSTSFSHTIQFLFNNRTRDVDRDSKFLITGGSIGIAKRLNWPDNYFTLSQAISIQHYNLKNYNTRLFTFGNGSSNNLAYTIGINRNNTAINPIFPTSGSEFNLIAKLSLPYSLWDGTNYSELAERRSDIEGQLEDPNSGLSADELQALSTERGEIDQERFDWLEYYKIKFDATWYTTLAKIGKQPLVLRTRAEYGFLGAYNNDRGNIPFERFFLGGDGLGATALDGREVVALRGYPNQSLIPLSRANDPDFVEDGATIYNKYSLELRYPITLKPSASIYMLTFLEGGASYDSFRGFNPFQLNRSAGAGLRIFMPAFGLLGIDFGYGFDPIPGTTGNNGWETHFIIGQQF comes from the coding sequence ATGACAAAAAAATTACCTATTACGTATTTTGCATTTATTGCATTTTTATTAAATACAGTATTACTTTCGGCACAAAACTTACCAGGTACTAGCGGAAAAGAGTATATTATTGGAGATATTGAGGTAACAGGAATATCTACATACAGTAAAAATACTATTATCACCTTTACAGGTCTTAAGAATGGTCAACGAATTTCATTACCAGGCGATCGCATCAGCCAGGTTATAAAGAAACTTTGGGATCTTGAATTATTTAGCGATATAAATTTTTATATCACCAAAGTTGAAGGTGATACCGCCTATCTTGAGATTAACATCCAAGAGGTTCCTGAATTAAACCAAGCCCGGATAGAAGGTGTTAGAAAACGTAAAGCAGAGGATTTGATTAAAGATAATAGTCTTACCCCTGGAGCAAAGGTTACAGAAAATCTAATTACTACTACACGTAACTTTATCACCAATAAATATCGTAAAGATGGTTTTCTTAATACCAAAGTTATTATTAACACCACTCCTGTTAAGGACACTGTTCCTACCAACAAGGTTAATATGCTAGTTCGTATTGACAAAGGTGATCGTGTAAAAGTTGATAAGATTAACATTAACGGAAACGAACAATTTTCTGACGGCAAGGTGAGGTCAGCAATGAAAAATACCAAACAGAAAAAGTTCTGGAGATTCTGGAAACGTTCTAAATATATAAAGAATGATTATCAGGAAGACAAAGAAAATATTATTAGCAAATACAAAGAAAAAGGATATCGAGATGCTCGAATAACTACTGATTCTTTAATTGTAGAAGATGACAATAGCGTATCTTTAAATCTTGCGATAGAAGAAGGTAATAAGTACTATTTTGGAGATATTAATTTTTTAGGAAACAGTGTTTATACGGATAATCAATTAGCCAGACAGCTAGTTATCAAGAAAGGAGATGTATACAATGGTGTCCTTCTTGAGAAACAGATTGCTGACAACACTAAGCCTGATGCAAATGACCTTACCAATCTTTATCAAAATAATGGATACTTATTTTCTAACATTGATGCGGTAGAGACAAATGTAAAGAATGACACAATTGATTTTGAAATACGAATCCGAGAAGGAAAACTAGTTCATTTTGATCATATTACAATTACTGGTAATGATAAAACAAATGATCATGTTGTTTATCGAATACTAAGAACTAAACCGGGTCAAGTATATAGTAAAGATTTAGTTGTAAGAACGGTTAGAGAAATAGGTCAATTAGGTTTCTTTGATCCAGAACAATTAGAACCTCAGTTTAAAAATGCTGATCCACAAGCTGGAACTATAGACATCAATTATCCTGTTGTAGAAAAGGGAGCTAGTCAGATTGAGCTTCAAGGTGGTTTTGGTGGTGGAGGTTTTGTTGGAACCTTAGGTTTAGCCTTCAGTAACTTTTCGATCAGAAACATTTTCAATAAAGAAGCATATAGTCCTTTACCAATGGGAGATGGTCAGACGCTTCGTGTAAGAGCTCAAGCTAGTCAATTTTTCCAAACGTATAGCTTATCATTTATTGAACCTTGGCTTGGTGGAAAAAGACCATTCCAACTTTCTACATCTTTTTCTCATACGATTCAGTTCTTATTCAATAACAGAACTAGAGATGTAGATAGAGACAGTAAGTTTTTGATTACCGGTGGATCTATTGGTATTGCGAAAAGGTTAAACTGGCCTGATAACTACTTTACCCTATCTCAGGCAATAAGTATTCAGCACTACAACCTTAAAAACTATAATACCAGATTATTTACCTTTGGTAATGGTTCTTCTAATAACCTTGCATACACCATAGGAATTAACAGGAATAATACAGCCATAAATCCAATTTTCCCAACTTCTGGATCAGAGTTTAATCTTATCGCTAAACTTTCTCTTCCATATTCATTATGGGACGGTACGAACTACAGCGAATTAGCAGAAAGAAGATCTGATATCGAAGGACAATTAGAGGATCCAAACTCGGGATTAAGTGCCGATGAACTTCAGGCTCTATCAACTGAAAGAGGTGAGATTGATCAAGAACGATTTGACTGGTTAGAATATTACAAAATTAAATTTGATGCTACTTGGTATACTACCTTAGCTAAAATAGGCAAACAACCGCTAGTGTTGAGAACCAGAGCAGAGTATGGTTTTCTTGGAGCCTACAACAATGATAGAGGAAATATTCCTTTTGAAAGATTTTTCCTAGGAGGAGATGGATTAGGAGCAACAGCCTTGGACGGAAGGGAAGTTGTAGCCCTTAGAGGGTATCCAAACCAATCACTAATTCCATTAAGTAGAGCAAATGACCCAGATTTTGTAGAAGATGGGGCAACAATTTATAATAAATATTCGTTAGAGCTTCGTTATCCTATTACTCTAAAACCATCAGCCTCTATTTATATGCTGACATTTTTAGAAGGTGGAGCATCTTATGATAGCTTTAGAGGATTCAATCCGTTTCAATTAAATCGTTCTGCTGGAGCAGGTTTACGTATCTTTATGCCAGCCTTTGGATTGCTGGGTATTGATTTTGGGTATGGTTTTGACCCAATTCCAGGTACGACAGGAAATAATGGATGGGAGACTCACTTTATCATTGGACAACAATTTTAA